CTTGACCGCTGCTGATCTGGACGCCGCTGTTCGTACGATTGCTGGTTCCGCTCGCTCGATGGGCGTGCTGGTGGAGGGTGTCTGAAATGGCAAAGCTGACTAAACGCCAAAAGGCCCTGCAAGGCAAGGTCGAAACCACCAAGCTGTACCCCCTGGGTGAAGCGCTGGCCCTGGTGAAGAGCCTGGCCACTGCCAAGTTTGACGAGTCCATCGACGTGGCCGTGCAACTGGGCGTGGACGCCAAGAAGTCTGACCAAGTCGTTCGCGGCGCGGTCGTGATGCCTCACGGTCTGGGCAAGACCAAGCGCGTCGCTGTGTTCGCCCAAGGCGCCAAGGCTGAAGAAGCCAAGGCCGCCGGTGCGGACGTGGTCGGCATGGAAGACCTGGCCGAGCGCATCAAGGCGGGCGACATGCCCTTCGATGTGGTGATCGCTTCGCCCGACACCATGCGTATCGTCGGTACCCTGGGTCAAGTGCTGGGTCCCCGTGGCCTGATGCCTAACCCCAAGGTCGGCACCGTCACCCCCGATGTGGCCACCGCTGTCAAGAACGCCAAGGCGGGTCAAGTCCAGTTCCGCGTGGACAAGGGCGGCATCATTCACGGCACCCTGGGTCGTCGCTCGTTCGAGAACGACAAGCTGGAAGGCAATCTGCGTGCTCTGATCGAAGCCCTGAACAAGGCCAAGCCGGCCAGCAGCAAGGGCGTCTACCTGCGCAAGGTGGCGATCTCCTCCACGATGGGCGTTGGCGCCCGCGTGGATGTGGCCAGCATCAACGCACAAGCTTCGGCCTGATCGGTCGCAAGCGAATTCGATTGAAATGCGGCGCTGGTCTGGCGCTGCATTGATGAATTGGTGGGGCGTCGGCGAATTCCGGTTCGCTGGCGCGTCATCCAAGACCGCTGGTGCGAAGTGCGAGCCCTTGTGGCTGCAGCGCTTTGCTTAATCGGTGAATTTCGGGTGCAAGCCCGGGTTCACGGCCAGCGCAGATGGCGGTCCCGCTGAAAGGAATTGAAAAGCCGCAAGGCTTGGGTTTCCTGACAGAAGGTCGCTGAACCCCGGTGTGTCGGATGCCGCAAGGCGGAAGACACGTTTTTGTGAGGAGTAGACCTTGAGTCTCAATCGCAACGAGAAGGCAACCGTCGTCTCCGAAGTGGCCGCCCAGGCAGCCAAGTCGCAGACCCTGGCGCTGGCCGAGTACCGTGGCCTCACCGTTGAAGCCTTGAACAAGCTGCGCGTCACCGCGCGTGCCCAAGGTGTGTATCTTCACGTGCTGAAGAACACCCTGGCTCGCCGTGCTGTCGCTGGCACCCCGTTCGAAGCTGCTGCGGAGAGCATGGTCGGCCCGCTGATCTACGGTTTTTCCGAGGACGCGGTCGCTGCCGCGAAGGTCATCGCTGACTTCGCCAAGACCAACGACAAGCTCGTCGTCAAGGGTGGCGCCTACGGTGGCAAGGCTCTGGATGCCAACGGCATCAAGGCCCTGGCATCCGTGCCCAGCAAGGAAGTCTTGCTGTCGCAAATCGCTGGCCTGCTGCTGTCGCCGGTGCAACGCACCGCGGCCGTGCTGGCAGCTCTGGCTCAGCAAAAGGGCGGTGGCGCAGAAGCCCCGGCCGAAACTGCTGCAGCCTGAAGCGCGTAGCCCCGTACTCTGCAATCTATCTGTTATTAGGAAACTATCATGGCATTCGATAAAGACGCATTCCTGGCCGCTCTGGACAGCATGACCGTTCTGGAACTGAACGATCTGGTCAAAGCAATTGAAGAGAAGTTCGGCGTGTCCGCCGCTTCGATGGCTGCTCCTGCTGCTGGCGGCGCTGCTGCTGGTGGCGCTGCTGCCGCTGAAGAAAAGACCGAGTTCAACGTCGTGCTGACCGACGCTGGCGCCAACAAGGTGTCCGTCATCAAGGCCGTGCGCGAAATCACCGGTCTGGGTCTGAAGGAAGCCAAGGACCTGGTCGACGGCGCTCCCAAGGCTGTCAAGGAAGGTGTTGCCAAGGCCGACGCCGAAGCCGCCAAGAAGAAGCTGGAAGAAGCTGGCGCCAAGGTCGAAGTCAAGTAATTGGCTTGGGGGTGAGCTGCCTGGCAGCTTCGCTCCCATCGACCCGGCTGCAAGCGGGTCTTGCATGTGCGCTGGCCCCCTGCCTGACGAGGATTGGGGTAGGGCAGCGAACCGCGAGACGGTGGCTTGGAGCCTGAAAGGGGTAGGTCTGAGGACCTCCCCCTTTTGCTGTTTTAGGGGTTAGTCCTGTTGAGAATAGTTGAAAGCTTCGCGCGAGGTATGATGCGCGGTTCTTTCAAGTGTTCTCTGATCCGACTGCAGAGAGCCGGTTTGGTCGGACTTCGGTTCACATGAGCATGTGACCGGGGTTGTCCGCCAGCGGTTGGTAGTGGCCAACCACCAAGCGCGAGCGCAATGCTCGAGTAGCCAGTCGCCGACGAAGCCCGTCCCACGGCCAGGGGTGGGCTCTCGACACGGAGTGTTTATGGCGCAAGCAACCCCCTATAGCTATACCGAGCGCAAGCGGATTCGCAAGAGCTTCGGCAAGCGTGAGAGCGTTCTCAACGTTCCCTATTTGCTCACCATGCAGCGGGAGGCCTATGTCGCCTTCCTGCAGAAGGATCTGCCGCCCACCAAGCGCAAGGCCGAAGGCCTGCAGGCAGCCTTCCTGTCCGCGTTCCCGATTGTTTCGCACAACGGTTTCGTGGAAATGAAATTCCTCGAATACAACATTGCCAAGCCGCCGTTCGACACCCGTGAGTGCCAGCAGCGTGGCTTGACCTATGCAGCCGCCGTGCGCGCGCGTCTGCAGATGATCATTTACGACCGTGAATCGCCCCAGGCGAAGACCGTCAAGGAAATCAAGGAACAAGAGGTCTACATGGGCGAAGTGCCCCTGATGACCGACTACGGTTCCTTCATCGTCAATGGCACCGAGCGTGTCATCGTCTCGCAGCTGCACCGTTCGCCCGGCGTGTTCTTCGAACACGACAAGGGCAAGACCCACTCGTCCGGCAAGCTGCTGTTCTCGGCACGCATCATCCCTTACCGCGGTTCGTGGCTGGACTTCGAATTCGACGCCAAGGACATCCTGTTCTTCCGCGTGGACCGCCGTCGCAAGATGCCGGTCACCATCCTGCTCAAGGCCATCGGCCTGAACCCCGAGCAGATCCTGGCCCACTTCTTCGTCTTCGACAACTTCCGTCTGATGGACGTGGGTGCGCAGATGGAATTCGTGGCCGATCGCCTGAAGGGCGAAGTCGCTCGCTTTGACATCACCGACAAGAGCGGTGCCGTCATCGTCGAGAAGGACAAGCGCATCACCGCGCGCCACACCCGCCAGCTGGAGCAATCCGGCACCCAGCACGTCACCGTGCCCGAAGACTTCCTGCTCGGCCGCGTGCTGGCCAAGAACATGGTCGACGGCGACACCGGTGAAATCATCGCCAAGGCCAATGACGAGCTGACCGACGCGCTGCTGAAGAAGCTGCGCGCCGCCGGCATCAAGGACGTGCAGTGCCTGTTCACCAATGAACTGGACGAAGGCGCCTACATCAGCCAGACCCTGGCCACCGACGAAACCGTCGACCAGCTGGCTGCCCGCGTCGCCATCTACCGCATGATGCGCCCCGGCGAGCCGCCGACGGAAGACGCCGTCGAGGCCCTGTTCAACCGCCTGTTCTACAACGCCGACACCTACGATCTGTCGCGCGTGGGCCGGATGAAGTTCAACGCCCGTGCCGGCCGCGACACGCCCGAAGGTGCGATGACGCTGTCCAACGAGGACATCCTGGACGTCGTCAAGATCCTGGTCGAGCTGCGCAATGGCCGCGGCGAAGTCGATGACATCGACCACCTGGGCAACCGTCGCGTGCGCTGCGTGGGCGAACTGGCCGAAAACCAGTACCGCTCGGGTCTGGCTCGTATCGAAAAGGCCGTCAAGGAACGTCTGGGCCAGGCCGAGACCGAAGCCCTGATGCCGCATGACCTGATCAACAGCAAGCCGATCTCGGCTGCACTGAAGGAATTCTTCGGTGCCTCGCAGCTGTCGCAGTTCATGGACCAAACCAACCCGCTGTCGGAAATCACGCACAAGCGTCGTGTCTCCGCACTGGGCCCGGGCGGTCTGACCCGCGAACGTGCCGGCTTCGAAGTCCGGGACGTGCACCCCACCCATTACGGCCGTGTCTGCCCGATCGAAACGCCGGAAGGCCCGAACATCGGTCTGATCAACTCCCTGGCGCTGTACGCTCAGTTGAATGAGTACGGCTTCCTGGAAACGCCGTATCGCCGCGTGGTTGAAGGCAAGGTCACCAAGCAGATCGACTACCTGTCCGCCATCGAGGAAGGCAAGTACGTCATCGCTCAGGCCAATGCTTCGCTGAGCAAGGAAGGCGCGCTGATCGACGAGCTGGTCTCGGCCCGTGAGAACGGCGAATCGGTGCTGACCTCGCCCGAGCGCATCCAGTACATGGACGTGGCGCCTACGCAGATCGTGTCGGTCGCTGCCTCGCTCGTGCCCTTCCTGGAGCACGACGATGCGAACCGTGCACTGATGGGCGCCAATATGCAGCGTCAAGCCGTGCCCATCCTGCGCCCCGAAAAGGCCCTGGTCGGTACCGGTGTCGAGCGCGTGGCGGCCAAGGACTCGGGTACCGTGGTGGCAGCTCGCCGCGGCGGTATCGTGGACTACGTGGACACCAACCGTATCGTGATTCGCGTCAATGACGCGGAGACCGTGGCCGGTGAAGTCGGCGTCGACATCTACAACCTGATCAAGTACCAGCGTTCCAACCAGAACACCAACATCCACCAGCGCCCGATCGTCAAGCGCGGTGACCATGTGGCGGCTGAAGACATCATCGCGGACGGCGCCTCCACCGACATCGGTGAGCTGGCTCTGGGCCAGAACATGCTGGTCGCCTTCATGCCCTGGAACGGCTACAACTTCGAAGACTCGATCCTGATCTCCGAACGCGTGATCGCCGAAGACCGCTACACCTCGATCCACATCGAGGAACTGGTGGTCAACGCGCGTGACACCAAGCTGGGCAGCGAAGAAATCACCCGCGACATTCCCAACCTGTCCGAGCAGCAACTGGCTCGCCTGGACGAGTCGGGCATCGTCTACGTCGGCGCCGAAGTGAACCCCGGCGACGTGCTGGTGGGCAAGGTCACGCCCAAGGGCGAAACCACGCTGACGCCGGAAGAGAAGCTGCTGCGCGCCATCTTCGGCGAGAAGGCCTCCGACGTGAAGGACACGTCCCTGCGTGTCGACCAAGGCACCTCGGGCACCGTCATCGACGTGCAGGTCTTCACCCGTGAAGGCATCCAGCGTGACAAGCGCGCCCAGCAGATCATCGACGATGAACTGAAGCGCTTCCGCCTGGACCTGAACGACCAGCTGCGCATCGTCGAGGCCGACGCCTTTGACCGTATCGAAAAGCTGCTGATCGGCCGCGTGGCCAACGGCGGCCCGCAGAAGATCGCCAAGGGTACGGTCATCGACAAGGCCTACCTGGCCGGCGTCGACAAGTTCCACTGGTTCGACATCCGTCCCGCCGAGGACGAAGTCGCCAACCAGCTGGAATCGATCAAGAACTCCCTGGAGCAGACCCGCCACAGCTTCGACTTGGGCTTTGAAGAAAAGCGCAAGAAGCTCACGCAAGGCGACGAGCTGCCGGCGGGCGTGCTGAAGATGGTCAAGGTCTACCTGGCCGTCAAGCGCCGCCTGCAGCCTGGCGACAAGATGGCCGGCCGTCACGGCAACAAGGGTGTGGTGTCCAAGATCGCTCCGATCGAAGACATGCCTTACATGGCCGACGGTACGCCGGCTGACATCGTGCTGAACCCGCTGGGCGTGCCCTCGCGGATGAACGTGGGTCAGGTCCTGGAAGTTCACCTGGGCTGGGCCGGCAAGGGCATTGGCCAGCGCATCGGCGACATGCTGCAGGAACACGCCCGCGTGTCCGAGCTGCGTCAGTTCTTCGATGAGCTGTACAACAAGTCCGGTGGCAAGCCTGAAGACCTGGATCAGCTGAGCGACGACGAAGTCATCGAAATGGCGCGCAATCTGCGCCACGGTGTGCCTTTCGCCACGCCGGTGTTCGACGGTGCCAAGGAAGATGAAATCCGCGCCATGCTGAAGCTGGCCTACCCGGATGACATCGCCGCCAAGAAGGGCCTGACCGCCACGCGCACCCAGGCTTATCTGTCGGACGGCCGCACCGGCGAGCGCTTCGAGCGCCCGACCACCGTCGGCTACATGCACGTGCTGAAGCTGCACCACTTGGTGGACGACAAGATGCACGCCCGTTCGACCGGCCCGTACAGCCTGGTGACCCAGCAGCCGCTGGGCGGCAAGGCCCAGTTCGGTGGCCAGCGTTTCGGTGAAATGGAAGTGTGGGCGCTGGAAGCTTATGGCGCCTCCTACATCCTGCAGGAAATGCTGACGGTCAAGTCCGACGACGTGAACGGCCGGACCAAGGTCTACGAGAGCATCGTCAAGGGCGAGCACACCATCGAAGCCGGCATGCCGGAATCGTTCAACGTGCTGGTCAAGGAAATCCGTTCGCTCGGTATCGATATTGAGTTGGAGCGCAACTGAGGCAGGGCGGGGTCAGCCCGCCGCGGCGCTTGAAGCGCCCGGCGCGGCCCCTTCTCTTGAGCTGACTGTTTCCGTATCCGACTAAAAAACCAAGGAGTTATGCATGAAAGGCTTGCTGGACCTTTTCAAGCAGTTCACACCCGACGAACATTTCGACGCAATCAAGATCGGGCTCGCATCGCCCGAGAAGATTCGCTCGTGGTCTTTCGGCGAGGTGAAGAAACCTGAGACCATCAACTACCGCACGTTCAAGCCCGAACGCGACGGCCTGTTCTGCGCCAAGATCTTCGGTCCCATCAAGGACTACGAATGCCTGTGCGGCAAGTACAAGCGCCTGAAGCACCGTGGCGTCATCTGCGAGAAGTGCGGCGTTGAAGTCACCCAGACCAAGGTGCGTCGTGACCGCATGGGTCACATCGACCTGGCCGCGCCTTGCGCTCACATCTGGTTCCTGAAGTCCCTGCCTTCGCGCCTGGGCCTGGTGCTGGACATGACCCTGCGCGACATCGAGCGCGTGCTGTACTTTGAAGCGTATGTGATCGTCGATCCGGGCATGACCCCGCTGAAGAAATTCGCGATCATGACCGAGGACGACTACGACGCGAAGCGCGTGGAATTCGGCGACGAATTCATCGCGCTGATGGGCGCCGAGGGCATCAAAAAGTTGCTGGAAGAGATGGATCTCGACATCGAGATCGACAAGCTCCGCAACGACATGACCGGCTCCGAGCTCAAGGTCAAGAAGAACTCCAAGCGCCTCAAGGTCATGGAAGCCTTCAAGCGTTCGGGCATCAAGCCGAGCTGGATGGTGCTGGAAGTCCTGCCCGTGCTGCCGCCGGACCTGCGTCCGCTGGTGCCGCTGGACGGCGGCCGCTTCGCGACCTCCGACCTGAACGACCTGTATCGCCGCGTCATCAACCGCAACAACCGTCTGGCTCGCCTGCTGGAGCTGAAGGCCCCCGAGATCATCGTGCGCAACGAAAAGCGCATGCTGCAGGAAGCCGTCGACTCGCTGCTGGACAACGGCCGTCGCGGCAAGGCCATGACCGGCGCCAACAAGCGTGCGCTCAAGTCTCTGGCCGACATGATCAAGGGCAAGAGCGGTCGTTTCCGTCAGAACTTGCTGGGTAAGCGCGTCGACTATTCCGGTCGTTCGGTGATTACCGTGGGCCCGACCCTGAAGCTGCATCAGTGCGGTCTGCCCAAGCTGATGGCGCTGGAACTGTTCAAGCCCTTCATCTTCTCGCGCCTGGAAGCCATGGGCATCGCGACGACGATCAAGGCCGCCAAGAAGGAAGTCGAATCCGGCACCCCCGTGGTCTGGGACATCCTGGAAGAGGTCATCAAGGAGCACCCGGTTCTGCTGAACCGTGCGCCGACGCTGCACCGCCTGGGCATTCAGGCTTTCGAGCCCGTGCTGATCGAAGGCAAGGCCATCCAGTTGCACCCGCTCGTCTGCTCGGCCTTCAACGCCGACTTCGACGGTGACCAGATGGCGGTTCACGTGCCGCTGTCGATCGAAGCGCAGATGGAAGCCCGCACCCTGATGCTGGCTTCCAACAACGTGCTGTTCCCTGCTTCGGGCGAACCGTCGATCGTGCCGTCGCAAGACGTGGTGCTGGGTCTGTACTACGCGACCCGCGAACGCATCAACGGCAAGGGCGAGGGCATGGTGTTCTCGGACATCGCGGAAATGATCCGTGCGCTGGAAAACGGCGCCGTCGAGATCACGGCCAAGATCAATGTCCGCATGACCCAGTACACCAAGGGCGCAACCCCGGGTGAATGGATCCCCGAGACCAAGCTGGTGAGCACGACCGTCGGTCGCGCGCTGCTGAGCGAAATCCTGCCCAAGGGCCTGCCGTTCTCGAACATCGACAAGGCCCTGAAGAAGAAGGAAATCTCGCGCCTGATCAACACCTCCTTCCGCAAGTGCGGTCTGAAGGAAACCGTGGTGCTGGCCGACAAGCTGCTGCAGTCCGGTTTCAAGCTGGCCACGCGCGCAGGCATCTCGATCGCTGTGGACGACATGCTGGTCCCGCCGCAGAAGCCGGGCCTGATCGAACGCGCCGAGAAGGAAGTCAAGGAGATCGAGCAGCAGTATGTCTCCGGTCTGGTGACCGCGGGCGAGCGCTACAACAAGGTCGTGGACATCTGGGGCAAGACCGGCGACGAAGTCGGCAAGGTCATGATGAGCCAGCTGTCCAAGCAGAAGACCATCGACCGTCATGGCAAGGAAGTGGACGAAGAATCGTTCAATTCCATTTACATGATGGCCGACTCCGGCGCCCGGGGTTCTGCCGCTCAGATTCGCCAGTTGGCAGGTATGCGGGGTCTGATGGCCAAGCCGGACGGCTCCATCATCGAGACGCCGATTACCGCGAACTTCCGCGAAGGCCTGAACGTGTTGCAGTACTTCATCTCCACCCACGGTGCTCGTAAGGGCCTGGCGGATACGGCGCTGAAGACTGCGAACTCGGGTTACCTGACCCGTCGTCTGGTCGACGTGACGCAGGATCTGGTGGTGATCGAGGACGATTGCGGCACCGACAACGGCATCGCCATGCGCGCCCTGGTCGAAGGCGGTGAAGTGATCGAATCGCTGCGCGACCGCATCCTGGGTCGTGTTGCCGCCACCGACGTGCTGCACCCTGAAACCCAGGCCGTGCTGCTGACTGCCGGCACCATGCTGGACGAAGACAACCTCGACGTGCTGGAAGCTGCCGGCGCCGACGAAGTCAAGGTCCGCACCCCGCTGACCTGCGCCACGCGCTACGGTCTGTGCGCCAAGTGCTACGGCCGCGATCTGGGCCGCGGTGGCCTGGTGAACGTGGGCGAAGCGGTGGGCGTGATCGCTGCACAGTCGATCGGTGAGCCGGGTACCCAGCTGACCATGCGTACCTTCCACATCGGTGGTGCGGCCTCGCGTGCAGCTGTGGCCTCCAGCGTGGATGCCAAGTCCGACGGTCTGATCGGCTTCAACGCCACCATGCGTTATGTGACCAACGGCAAGGGCGAGTTGGTGGTGATTTCCCGTTCCGGCGAAATCATCATCGCCGACCAGCACGGTCGCGAGCGTGAGCGTCACAAGGTGCCGTACGGCGCGATCCTGAGCATCAAGCCGGATCAAGCCATCAAGGCCGGCACCATCCTGGCCAATTGGGACCCGCTGACCCGCCCCATCATCACCGAGTTCGCCGGTCAGGCGAAGTTCGAGAATGTGGAAGAAGGCGTGACGGTGGCCAAGCAGGTCGACGAAGTGACCGGTCTGTCCACCTTGGTGGTGATCGATCCCAAGCGTCGCGGTGCCGCCAAGGTGGTGCGTCCGCAGGTCAAGCTGCTGGACGCCAACGGCCAGGAAGTGAAGATCCCTGGCACCGACCACTCGGTGACCATTGGCTTCCCGGTCGGTGCGCTGGTGCAGGTGCGTGACGGTCAAGACCTGGCCCCGGGTGAAGTGCTGGCACGTATCCCGATGGAAGGTCAGAAGACCCGTGACATTACCGGCGGTCTGCCGCGTGTGGCCGAGCTGTTCGAAGCCCGTTCACCCAAGGATGTGGGTGTGCTGGCCGAACTGACCGGTACGGTGTCGTTCGGTAAGGAGACCAAGGGCAAGAACCGCCTGGAAATCACCGACCCCGATGGCAAGAAGCACGAAGAGCTGGTGCCCAAGGAAAAGAACATCCTGGTGCACGAAGGCCAGGTGGTCAATCGCGGCGAATTGATTGTGGACGGCGCGGCCGACCCGCAAGACATCCTGCGCCTGCTGGGCATGGAAGAGCTGGCTCGCTACATCGTCGACGAAGTGCAGGACGTGTATCGTTTGCAAGGTGTGAAGATCAACGACAAGCACATCGAGGTGATCGTTCGCCAGATGCTGCGTCGTGTGCAGATCACCAATGCCGGTGACTCCAGCTACATCATCAACGAGCAAGTGGAACGCTCGGAGCTGCTCGATACCAACGATCGTCTGCGCAAGGAAGGCAAGGTCCCGGCCACCTATTCCGACGTGCTGATGGGTATCACCAAGGCTTCGCTGTCGACCGACTCCTTCATCTCGGCCGCTTCCTTCCAGGAAACGACCCGCGTGCTGACCGAGGCTGCCATCATGGGCAAGCGCGACGAGCTGCGTGGCCTGAAGGAAAACGTCATCGTCGGCCGCCTGATCCCCGCAGGTACCGGCATGGCTTTCCACCGCGCCCGTTATGCCAAGGAGAAGATGGACGACGCCGAGCGCCGCGCCATTGCTCAGCAAGAAGCCGAGGAATTGGCGTCTGCACAGATGGCCAGCGTCGACGCAGGCGCCGAGCCGGCTGCCGAGTAAGCCATCCACCGCGTTTGACACCCGGGCGCCCACAGGGGCCCGGATTCAAAACAAAGGCCGCCCGATCGAGAGATCGGGCGGCTTTTTTACATCCGCGACGCTTTGGAGTGTTTGCTTGCTAGAGCGTGTCTTGCTTCATAAAGCAGTGACTCGATTTTCTCGTGAGGCCCTGCAGCCCGTGCCGCCACCGGGCTCATGGTTCCGGGGCCGGCCCTGGCGGGCCGACTTCCCTGCGCTGCTCGCACCTCGGGGCTGGCGCATAACTCACTTCGCTCACTGCGTTCGCTTCGTTCAGACAGAAGCGCCAAGTCAGAACTTGAAGCGCACGAGTACGTGCGCGCCCCGAGGCGCTGCGCTGCTCGGCCCGGCACAAATCGCCCGGCAGCGGCACGGGCTGCAGGGCGCTTGCATCGCGGTCGATGTGCCTCATCAACGGTGGAACACGCCACCCCCGGAGGTGGTTCGGCCCGCCGACGGGCGATTTGTGCGCGGCCGAGGGCGCAGCGGAGCGGCTCTGGCGCGCGTAATCGCGCGCTTCAAGCTCTGACTCGGCGCCACTGTTTGACCACAGTGAGCGCAGCGAACGGAGGGAGTTTGGCGTCGCTGAGCCGCGCAGTGAGCACCGAGGGGAGTCGGCTCGCAGAGCCGACCCGGGAACCATGAGCCCGGCGGCGGGCCGTGCCACCGCAGCGTGAGCGATTGGCTCAACGAGGGGCCGCGATATGCCGCAAGTTGTCGTCCGGCCATCGCCAGCCTTGCGACAAGCGCAAAGTTATTCGTCCCCGAACAACTGCCCGTGTGCTTTCGGTGGGGTCATGCCCAGATGGCGGTAAGCGGCCAGCGTGGCGATGCGGCCGCGTGGGGTGCGTTGCAGAAAGCCCTGCTGGATCAGGTAGGGCTCGATCACGTCTTCGATCGTGCCGCTTTCTTCGCCGATGGCGGCGGCCACATTGTCCAGGCCGACGGGGCCCCCGTCGAAGCGGTGGACGATGGCTTCGAGCAGCTTGCGGTCCATCAGGTCAAAGCCCTGCGGGTCCACGTCCAGCATGGCCAGGGCCTTGTCGGCGATGTCCTTGCCGATGTGGCCATTGCCTTTCACCTCTGCAT
This region of Paucibacter aquatile genomic DNA includes:
- the rplA gene encoding 50S ribosomal protein L1 → MAKLTKRQKALQGKVETTKLYPLGEALALVKSLATAKFDESIDVAVQLGVDAKKSDQVVRGAVVMPHGLGKTKRVAVFAQGAKAEEAKAAGADVVGMEDLAERIKAGDMPFDVVIASPDTMRIVGTLGQVLGPRGLMPNPKVGTVTPDVATAVKNAKAGQVQFRVDKGGIIHGTLGRRSFENDKLEGNLRALIEALNKAKPASSKGVYLRKVAISSTMGVGARVDVASINAQASA
- the rpoB gene encoding DNA-directed RNA polymerase subunit beta, whose amino-acid sequence is MAQATPYSYTERKRIRKSFGKRESVLNVPYLLTMQREAYVAFLQKDLPPTKRKAEGLQAAFLSAFPIVSHNGFVEMKFLEYNIAKPPFDTRECQQRGLTYAAAVRARLQMIIYDRESPQAKTVKEIKEQEVYMGEVPLMTDYGSFIVNGTERVIVSQLHRSPGVFFEHDKGKTHSSGKLLFSARIIPYRGSWLDFEFDAKDILFFRVDRRRKMPVTILLKAIGLNPEQILAHFFVFDNFRLMDVGAQMEFVADRLKGEVARFDITDKSGAVIVEKDKRITARHTRQLEQSGTQHVTVPEDFLLGRVLAKNMVDGDTGEIIAKANDELTDALLKKLRAAGIKDVQCLFTNELDEGAYISQTLATDETVDQLAARVAIYRMMRPGEPPTEDAVEALFNRLFYNADTYDLSRVGRMKFNARAGRDTPEGAMTLSNEDILDVVKILVELRNGRGEVDDIDHLGNRRVRCVGELAENQYRSGLARIEKAVKERLGQAETEALMPHDLINSKPISAALKEFFGASQLSQFMDQTNPLSEITHKRRVSALGPGGLTRERAGFEVRDVHPTHYGRVCPIETPEGPNIGLINSLALYAQLNEYGFLETPYRRVVEGKVTKQIDYLSAIEEGKYVIAQANASLSKEGALIDELVSARENGESVLTSPERIQYMDVAPTQIVSVAASLVPFLEHDDANRALMGANMQRQAVPILRPEKALVGTGVERVAAKDSGTVVAARRGGIVDYVDTNRIVIRVNDAETVAGEVGVDIYNLIKYQRSNQNTNIHQRPIVKRGDHVAAEDIIADGASTDIGELALGQNMLVAFMPWNGYNFEDSILISERVIAEDRYTSIHIEELVVNARDTKLGSEEITRDIPNLSEQQLARLDESGIVYVGAEVNPGDVLVGKVTPKGETTLTPEEKLLRAIFGEKASDVKDTSLRVDQGTSGTVIDVQVFTREGIQRDKRAQQIIDDELKRFRLDLNDQLRIVEADAFDRIEKLLIGRVANGGPQKIAKGTVIDKAYLAGVDKFHWFDIRPAEDEVANQLESIKNSLEQTRHSFDLGFEEKRKKLTQGDELPAGVLKMVKVYLAVKRRLQPGDKMAGRHGNKGVVSKIAPIEDMPYMADGTPADIVLNPLGVPSRMNVGQVLEVHLGWAGKGIGQRIGDMLQEHARVSELRQFFDELYNKSGGKPEDLDQLSDDEVIEMARNLRHGVPFATPVFDGAKEDEIRAMLKLAYPDDIAAKKGLTATRTQAYLSDGRTGERFERPTTVGYMHVLKLHHLVDDKMHARSTGPYSLVTQQPLGGKAQFGGQRFGEMEVWALEAYGASYILQEMLTVKSDDVNGRTKVYESIVKGEHTIEAGMPESFNVLVKEIRSLGIDIELERN
- the rpoC gene encoding DNA-directed RNA polymerase subunit beta' is translated as MKGLLDLFKQFTPDEHFDAIKIGLASPEKIRSWSFGEVKKPETINYRTFKPERDGLFCAKIFGPIKDYECLCGKYKRLKHRGVICEKCGVEVTQTKVRRDRMGHIDLAAPCAHIWFLKSLPSRLGLVLDMTLRDIERVLYFEAYVIVDPGMTPLKKFAIMTEDDYDAKRVEFGDEFIALMGAEGIKKLLEEMDLDIEIDKLRNDMTGSELKVKKNSKRLKVMEAFKRSGIKPSWMVLEVLPVLPPDLRPLVPLDGGRFATSDLNDLYRRVINRNNRLARLLELKAPEIIVRNEKRMLQEAVDSLLDNGRRGKAMTGANKRALKSLADMIKGKSGRFRQNLLGKRVDYSGRSVITVGPTLKLHQCGLPKLMALELFKPFIFSRLEAMGIATTIKAAKKEVESGTPVVWDILEEVIKEHPVLLNRAPTLHRLGIQAFEPVLIEGKAIQLHPLVCSAFNADFDGDQMAVHVPLSIEAQMEARTLMLASNNVLFPASGEPSIVPSQDVVLGLYYATRERINGKGEGMVFSDIAEMIRALENGAVEITAKINVRMTQYTKGATPGEWIPETKLVSTTVGRALLSEILPKGLPFSNIDKALKKKEISRLINTSFRKCGLKETVVLADKLLQSGFKLATRAGISIAVDDMLVPPQKPGLIERAEKEVKEIEQQYVSGLVTAGERYNKVVDIWGKTGDEVGKVMMSQLSKQKTIDRHGKEVDEESFNSIYMMADSGARGSAAQIRQLAGMRGLMAKPDGSIIETPITANFREGLNVLQYFISTHGARKGLADTALKTANSGYLTRRLVDVTQDLVVIEDDCGTDNGIAMRALVEGGEVIESLRDRILGRVAATDVLHPETQAVLLTAGTMLDEDNLDVLEAAGADEVKVRTPLTCATRYGLCAKCYGRDLGRGGLVNVGEAVGVIAAQSIGEPGTQLTMRTFHIGGAASRAAVASSVDAKSDGLIGFNATMRYVTNGKGELVVISRSGEIIIADQHGRERERHKVPYGAILSIKPDQAIKAGTILANWDPLTRPIITEFAGQAKFENVEEGVTVAKQVDEVTGLSTLVVIDPKRRGAAKVVRPQVKLLDANGQEVKIPGTDHSVTIGFPVGALVQVRDGQDLAPGEVLARIPMEGQKTRDITGGLPRVAELFEARSPKDVGVLAELTGTVSFGKETKGKNRLEITDPDGKKHEELVPKEKNILVHEGQVVNRGELIVDGAADPQDILRLLGMEELARYIVDEVQDVYRLQGVKINDKHIEVIVRQMLRRVQITNAGDSSYIINEQVERSELLDTNDRLRKEGKVPATYSDVLMGITKASLSTDSFISAASFQETTRVLTEAAIMGKRDELRGLKENVIVGRLIPAGTGMAFHRARYAKEKMDDAERRAIAQQEAEELASAQMASVDAGAEPAAE
- the rplL gene encoding 50S ribosomal protein L7/L12, encoding MAFDKDAFLAALDSMTVLELNDLVKAIEEKFGVSAASMAAPAAGGAAAGGAAAAEEKTEFNVVLTDAGANKVSVIKAVREITGLGLKEAKDLVDGAPKAVKEGVAKADAEAAKKKLEEAGAKVEVK
- the rplJ gene encoding 50S ribosomal protein L10; amino-acid sequence: MSLNRNEKATVVSEVAAQAAKSQTLALAEYRGLTVEALNKLRVTARAQGVYLHVLKNTLARRAVAGTPFEAAAESMVGPLIYGFSEDAVAAAKVIADFAKTNDKLVVKGGAYGGKALDANGIKALASVPSKEVLLSQIAGLLLSPVQRTAAVLAALAQQKGGGAEAPAETAAA